The proteins below are encoded in one region of Segatella copri:
- the asnB gene encoding asparagine synthase B, with amino-acid sequence MCGIVSIFNIQEQTPELRQQALRMSQKIRHRGPDWSGIYCGGSAILAHERLSIVDPESGRQPLFAPDKKQVLAVNGEIYNHQDIRARFAGKYQYQTGSDCEVILSLYREMRADSDFDSLIYKGEDALHARISKMLEELNGIFAFALYDAERDEFLIARDPIGVIPLYIGYDKDGKVLVASELKALEGQCDHYEPFLPGHYYYSKNPGMKRYYTRDWFEYAAMQKKYQIDDAKKAEEQLKDAEPQEKAAVKEIHDALEASVKRQLMSDVPYGVLLSGGLDSSVISAVAEKYSSTRVENGGETKAYWPRLHSFAVGLKGAPDLAKARLVAEHIGTVHHEINYTIQEGLDAIRDVIYFIETYDVTTVRASTPMYLLARVIRSMGIKMVLSGEGADEVFGGYLYFHKAPDAKAFHEETVRKLGKLYLYDCLRANKSLAAWGIEGRVPFLDKEFLDVAMGMNPVLKMCPDKTIEKKVVREAFADLLPEEVAWRQKEQFSDGVGYSWIDTLKQITASAVSDEQMAHAAERFPINPPQNKEEYYYRSIFAEHFPSDSAAKSVPSVPSVACSTAEALAWDASFKNQNDPSGRAVAGVHEQAYK; translated from the coding sequence ATGTGTGGAATCGTATCTATCTTCAATATTCAGGAGCAGACTCCTGAATTGCGACAGCAAGCGCTTCGTATGAGCCAGAAGATTCGCCATCGCGGACCAGACTGGAGTGGAATCTACTGTGGTGGTTCAGCTATCCTGGCACATGAGCGTCTGAGTATTGTAGACCCTGAAAGTGGTCGCCAACCTTTGTTTGCACCAGACAAAAAACAGGTGCTTGCCGTAAACGGTGAGATTTATAATCATCAGGACATCCGTGCTCGTTTTGCCGGCAAATACCAGTATCAGACCGGTTCCGACTGTGAGGTGATTCTTTCTCTCTATCGTGAGATGCGAGCAGATTCCGACTTTGATTCCTTAATATATAAAGGTGAGGATGCGCTCCACGCCCGTATCTCCAAGATGCTTGAAGAGCTGAACGGTATCTTTGCCTTCGCCCTTTACGATGCCGAACGTGATGAGTTTCTCATCGCCCGCGACCCTATCGGTGTTATTCCTCTTTATATTGGTTATGATAAGGATGGAAAAGTGCTGGTGGCAAGCGAGTTGAAGGCTCTGGAAGGTCAGTGCGACCACTACGAGCCATTCCTCCCGGGCCATTATTATTATAGCAAGAACCCTGGCATGAAGCGTTACTATACACGCGATTGGTTTGAGTATGCTGCCATGCAGAAAAAATATCAGATTGATGATGCCAAGAAGGCTGAAGAACAGCTGAAGGATGCTGAACCTCAGGAGAAAGCTGCGGTAAAGGAAATCCATGATGCTCTCGAAGCTTCTGTCAAACGCCAGTTGATGAGCGATGTACCTTACGGTGTCCTTCTCAGTGGTGGTCTTGATTCTTCTGTCATCTCTGCTGTAGCTGAGAAGTATTCTTCTACCCGTGTAGAGAATGGGGGAGAGACCAAGGCATATTGGCCACGTCTGCACTCCTTCGCTGTTGGTTTGAAGGGTGCGCCTGATCTGGCAAAAGCACGTTTGGTTGCCGAACACATCGGAACTGTGCATCACGAAATCAACTATACCATTCAGGAAGGTCTGGATGCTATCCGTGATGTCATCTATTTCATCGAGACCTATGATGTTACCACTGTGCGTGCATCTACCCCGATGTATCTTTTAGCGAGAGTCATCCGAAGCATGGGTATCAAGATGGTGCTTTCGGGCGAGGGTGCCGACGAGGTATTCGGAGGTTATCTCTACTTCCATAAAGCACCGGATGCCAAGGCATTCCATGAGGAAACCGTACGAAAGTTGGGTAAACTCTATCTCTACGATTGTCTGAGAGCCAACAAGAGTTTGGCTGCATGGGGCATCGAGGGCCGTGTGCCTTTCCTCGACAAGGAGTTCCTGGATGTAGCGATGGGTATGAACCCGGTTTTGAAGATGTGTCCGGATAAGACCATCGAGAAAAAGGTGGTTCGTGAGGCATTTGCCGATTTGCTTCCAGAAGAAGTGGCATGGCGACAGAAGGAACAGTTCTCCGATGGTGTGGGCTATTCATGGATTGATACCCTGAAGCAGATTACCGCATCTGCCGTCAGCGATGAGCAGATGGCGCATGCTGCTGAGCGATTCCCTATCAACCCTCCACAGAATAAGGAGGAGTATTATTATCGTTCTATCTTCGCCGAGCATTTCCCAAGCGACAGCGCTGCCAAGAGCGTACCTAGTGTGCCTAGCGTAGCATGTTCTACAGCCGAAGCCCTTGCCTGGGATGCCTCATTCAAGAACCAGAACGACCCTAGCGGCAGAGCCGTGGCGGGAGTTCACGAACAGGCGTATAAATAA
- a CDS encoding ammonium transporter — protein MSVQDLGISVDTLWMLLAAMLVFFMQPGFALCEAGFTRSKNTANILFKNFVDFMIGSVLFWFVGFGFMFGSDGAGFIGMPNFGDLSFYTNAAGLPTEGFLMFETVFCATSATIVSGAMAERTKFSMYCVYSFFISLIIYPVEGHWTWGGGWLCNSEAGSFMMNTFGAAFHDFAGSAIVHSVGGVLALVGAICLGPRLGKYRNGKSTAIPGHNLMAAALGVFILWFGWFGFNPGSQLAASGEVNRVAISHVFLTTNLAAVCGGLGTMFTSWIKYGKPSFSLTLNGILAGLVAITAGCDLVSPLGSAIIGLLAGIILVFSIEFIDTKLHIDDPVGASSVHGVCGIFGTLMTGLFALDGGAFYGGGFGFFGAQCFGILCIDLWAAVTGIILFWGIKKIAGLRVDKRIEEEGLDIYEHGESCYN, from the coding sequence ATGAGTGTACAGGATTTAGGAATTTCAGTAGATACCCTATGGATGCTCTTGGCAGCCATGTTGGTCTTTTTCATGCAGCCGGGATTTGCCCTCTGCGAGGCGGGCTTTACCCGTAGTAAAAATACAGCGAACATCTTGTTTAAGAACTTTGTCGATTTTATGATCGGTTCCGTTCTCTTCTGGTTCGTAGGTTTCGGATTTATGTTTGGTAGCGATGGCGCCGGTTTCATCGGTATGCCTAACTTCGGGGATTTGTCTTTCTATACAAATGCAGCCGGCCTTCCTACTGAAGGCTTCCTAATGTTTGAAACCGTATTCTGCGCTACTAGTGCTACCATCGTTTCAGGTGCTATGGCAGAACGTACCAAGTTCTCCATGTACTGCGTTTACTCATTCTTCATTTCATTGATTATCTATCCTGTAGAGGGTCACTGGACATGGGGTGGCGGTTGGCTTTGCAACAGCGAGGCAGGTTCGTTCATGATGAACACCTTCGGTGCAGCCTTCCATGATTTCGCAGGTTCTGCCATCGTACATAGTGTTGGTGGTGTACTTGCCTTGGTTGGTGCTATCTGCTTAGGTCCTCGTCTGGGTAAATATCGCAACGGCAAGAGCACGGCTATCCCTGGTCACAACCTCATGGCTGCTGCCCTGGGCGTATTCATCCTCTGGTTCGGCTGGTTCGGTTTCAACCCTGGTTCTCAGCTTGCTGCTTCTGGTGAGGTTAACCGTGTTGCTATCAGTCACGTATTCCTGACAACCAACTTGGCTGCCGTTTGTGGTGGTCTCGGTACTATGTTCACCTCTTGGATTAAGTATGGCAAACCTTCGTTCTCATTGACATTGAACGGTATTCTGGCTGGTTTGGTAGCTATCACCGCTGGTTGCGACTTGGTTAGTCCATTGGGTTCTGCCATCATCGGTCTCTTGGCAGGTATCATCTTGGTATTCTCTATCGAGTTCATTGATACCAAGCTTCATATTGATGATCCTGTTGGTGCAAGTTCAGTTCATGGTGTATGCGGTATCTTCGGTACTTTGATGACTGGTCTCTTCGCCCTTGATGGTGGCGCCTTCTATGGTGGTGGCTTCGGATTCTTCGGTGCTCAGTGCTTCGGTATCCTCTGCATCGACCTTTGGGCAGCCGTAACAGGTATCATCCTCTTCTGGGGTATCAAGAAGATTGCTGGTCTCCGTGTTGATAAGCGAATCGAGGAAGAAGGTCTCGATATCTACGAGCATGGTGAGAGTTGCTACAACTAA
- a CDS encoding P-II family nitrogen regulator encodes MKKIEAIIRKTKFEDVKEALLAADIEWFSYYDVRGEGKMRQARIYRGVMYDTSSIERVLLNVVVRDKNVEKTINAIQEAARTGEIGDGRIFVIPVEDTVRIRTGERGDIALYNAEQEK; translated from the coding sequence ATGAAAAAGATTGAAGCAATCATCCGTAAGACTAAGTTTGAGGATGTAAAAGAAGCTTTGCTTGCCGCCGACATCGAGTGGTTCTCTTACTACGATGTAAGAGGAGAGGGCAAGATGAGACAGGCTCGAATCTACCGTGGTGTCATGTATGATACCAGCAGTATCGAGCGAGTGTTGCTGAATGTTGTCGTGCGCGACAAGAATGTAGAGAAAACGATTAATGCCATCCAGGAGGCTGCCCGTACAGGCGAGATTGGTGATGGTCGAATCTTTGTAATTCCTGTCGAGGATACCGTAAGAATCCGTACAGGTGAAAGAGGCGACATCGCTCTCTATAATGCTGAGCAGGAGAAATAG
- a CDS encoding glycoside hydrolase family 2 TIM barrel-domain containing protein — protein sequence MSIRNIANVSLCLALLSVGNGVAAQNESRWHNVDINQQNREPRRAAFFAYETLDKAQSFDKRKSANYLSMEGMWKFNFVKDHNKRPANFFAANYDDSEWKDFPVPGLFELNGYGDATYKNVGYAWATQFDPNPPYISELNNYTGSYRRTFELPKDWKGKDVYFHVGSATSNLTLWVNGKYVGYSEDSKVAAEFNISKYLKPGKNLIAMQVMRWCDGSYFEDQDFWRFTGIAREVYLYARPKLHAADIRLDAGLMNNYRDGILNYQIALKGGKTDVTVALCDKDGKQIASATGAQGVIKVPKVKAWTAETPYLYKVYISLKNKQGVAEVIPQKVGFRNVEIKNAQLLVNGKPVLIKGANRHEIDPDGGYVVSVERMIQDIRIMKQLNINAVRTCHYPDDPRWYELCDEYGLYLTAEANLESHGMGYEEKSLAKFPEYLQTHIERNEGNVKSFINHPSIIVWSLGNECGYGINFEKTYDWVKALDKTRPVQYERGGYDSKTDIYCPMYIDYEESEKYCKSDGVKPYIQCEYAHAMGNSEGGFKEYWDLIRKYPKYQGGYIWDFVDQGIRDKSPVTGKEIFTYGGDYGRYPASDYNFNCNGIIAPDRRLNPHAYEIQYYHQNVWIKDLDAVNGAFKVYNENFFKNIDDLNLTATVYANGVKLATVEIPETKGIAPQATKLIKSDELKYAVAEAESKHAKEEIVLNFAFASDGTQPLVDKGQVMARQQFIISDYQFAKPAVPAVAAAPTKKDKVQETSSMEVEETNSYVKVSAQRMSVTIGKKTGMIDYLDVDGEPMLKFRESMTPEFWRAPTDNDYGASLQKEMRVWKNPQMTLKSFDKNVSKDNVVLTALFDMPEVKAQLMLRYDISAAGEVNVTQKMTTDKEVQVADLFRFGLQLQMPATFSKLEYYGRGPEENYVDRHSSAFIGKYESDVKDEYYPYIRPQESGNHTDIRYFSIFNPTTGKGITFEGYEPMECSAIPYLVEDLDSGIEKTHAWGQHSGDLVDKGLVQLHIQKCQYPLGCIDSWMTKPMEKYRLHYADREFTFKIKAK from the coding sequence ATGAGCATCAGAAATATAGCAAATGTATCGCTTTGCCTCGCCTTGCTGTCTGTCGGCAATGGCGTAGCGGCTCAGAACGAGTCGCGTTGGCATAATGTGGATATCAACCAGCAGAACCGCGAACCTCGCCGTGCTGCTTTCTTTGCATACGAGACCCTTGACAAAGCACAGAGTTTTGACAAGAGGAAGTCGGCCAACTATCTTTCGATGGAAGGCATGTGGAAGTTTAACTTCGTGAAGGATCATAACAAGCGTCCTGCCAACTTCTTTGCAGCCAACTATGACGATTCGGAGTGGAAGGATTTCCCTGTACCGGGGCTATTCGAACTGAACGGTTATGGAGATGCTACTTATAAGAATGTCGGTTATGCCTGGGCTACCCAGTTTGACCCAAATCCTCCTTATATCAGCGAACTCAACAACTATACGGGTTCTTATCGTCGTACCTTCGAACTTCCTAAGGACTGGAAGGGCAAGGATGTCTATTTCCATGTAGGTTCGGCTACCAGCAACCTGACCCTTTGGGTGAACGGCAAGTATGTGGGATATAGTGAAGACAGCAAGGTGGCTGCCGAGTTTAATATCTCCAAGTATCTGAAGCCGGGCAAAAACCTGATAGCTATGCAGGTGATGCGCTGGTGCGATGGTTCTTATTTCGAGGATCAGGACTTCTGGCGCTTTACTGGTATAGCCCGTGAGGTTTATCTCTATGCACGTCCGAAACTTCATGCTGCCGATATCCGTCTTGATGCCGGTTTGATGAATAATTATCGGGATGGTATCCTGAACTATCAGATAGCGCTGAAGGGCGGCAAGACTGATGTGACTGTTGCCTTGTGTGATAAGGATGGCAAGCAAATAGCATCGGCTACCGGAGCTCAGGGTGTAATCAAAGTACCGAAGGTGAAGGCTTGGACTGCTGAGACACCTTATTTATATAAGGTATACATCTCTCTGAAGAATAAGCAGGGGGTAGCGGAGGTGATTCCGCAGAAGGTGGGCTTCCGCAATGTGGAAATCAAGAACGCCCAGTTGCTGGTGAACGGCAAGCCTGTACTGATTAAGGGTGCCAACCGGCATGAGATAGATCCGGATGGTGGATATGTGGTAAGTGTAGAGCGCATGATTCAGGATATCAGAATCATGAAACAGTTGAACATCAATGCGGTTCGTACCTGCCATTATCCTGACGATCCCCGCTGGTATGAACTCTGTGATGAATACGGACTGTATCTTACTGCTGAGGCTAACCTCGAATCTCATGGTATGGGATATGAGGAAAAATCACTCGCTAAGTTCCCTGAGTATCTCCAGACTCACATCGAGCGCAATGAAGGTAATGTGAAAAGTTTTATCAATCACCCTTCTATCATCGTATGGAGTTTGGGTAATGAGTGTGGTTACGGCATCAACTTCGAAAAGACCTATGACTGGGTGAAAGCGCTCGACAAGACCCGTCCTGTTCAGTATGAGCGTGGCGGTTATGACAGCAAGACTGATATTTACTGTCCGATGTATATCGACTACGAGGAGAGTGAGAAATATTGCAAGAGTGATGGTGTTAAACCATACATCCAGTGCGAATATGCTCATGCTATGGGTAATTCGGAAGGTGGTTTCAAGGAATATTGGGACCTCATCCGTAAGTATCCTAAGTATCAGGGTGGCTATATCTGGGACTTCGTAGATCAGGGCATTCGTGACAAGAGTCCTGTCACCGGTAAGGAAATCTTTACTTATGGTGGAGATTACGGCCGCTATCCGGCAAGTGACTATAACTTCAACTGTAATGGTATCATTGCTCCAGACCGCCGTCTGAATCCTCATGCTTACGAGATTCAGTACTATCATCAGAATGTATGGATCAAGGACCTGGATGCTGTGAATGGTGCTTTCAAGGTTTACAACGAGAACTTCTTCAAGAATATCGATGACTTGAACCTGACAGCTACGGTTTATGCCAATGGTGTGAAACTGGCTACAGTTGAGATTCCTGAAACAAAGGGTATTGCTCCTCAGGCTACCAAACTGATCAAGAGTGATGAACTGAAGTATGCGGTGGCTGAGGCTGAATCGAAGCATGCAAAGGAGGAGATTGTTCTTAACTTTGCTTTTGCAAGCGATGGCACACAGCCGCTGGTAGACAAGGGCCAGGTGATGGCTCGCCAGCAGTTTATCATCAGCGATTATCAGTTTGCCAAACCGGCGGTTCCTGCTGTTGCTGCTGCGCCAACCAAGAAGGATAAGGTGCAGGAGACAAGCAGTATGGAGGTGGAGGAAACCAACTCTTATGTGAAGGTCAGCGCACAGAGAATGTCTGTAACCATAGGCAAGAAGACGGGTATGATAGATTATCTCGATGTAGATGGTGAACCGATGTTGAAGTTCCGTGAGAGTATGACTCCGGAATTCTGGCGTGCTCCTACCGATAATGACTATGGAGCATCTCTGCAGAAGGAGATGAGAGTATGGAAGAACCCGCAGATGACTCTGAAGTCTTTCGACAAAAATGTGAGTAAGGACAATGTGGTGCTGACAGCTCTCTTCGATATGCCGGAAGTGAAAGCTCAGCTGATGCTCCGCTATGACATCAGTGCTGCGGGCGAGGTGAATGTTACCCAGAAGATGACTACCGACAAGGAGGTGCAGGTTGCCGATCTGTTCAGATTCGGTCTGCAGTTGCAGATGCCTGCTACTTTCTCTAAGCTCGAGTATTATGGTAGAGGTCCTGAAGAGAACTACGTAGATCGTCATTCTTCTGCTTTTATCGGCAAGTACGAGTCTGACGTGAAGGATGAATATTATCCATATATCCGTCCGCAGGAGAGTGGTAACCATACCGATATCCGCTATTTCTCTATCTTTAATCCAACCACCGGCAAGGGGATTACCTTTGAGGGGTATGAACCTATGGAGTGCAGTGCCATCCCTTATCTGGTAGAGGATTTGGATTCTGGTATCGAGAAGACGCATGCATGGGGACAACACAGTGGTGATCTGGTGGATAAGGGACTCGTGCAGTTGCATATCCAGAAATGCCAGTATCCTTTGGGCTGCATCGACAGTTGGATGACCAAGCCTATGGAGAAGTATCGTCTCCATTATGCTGATCGTGAATTTACATTCAAAATAAAGGCAAAATAA
- a CDS encoding family 20 glycosylhydrolase, producing the protein MAKFNRLLGSFVACAAMLGGISTPASAADINIIPIPVKTQVQKGEFVLPQKVVIAYQTAEGRNIAQYMADKLKASTGYEVTVGGKKGNISIQISPSLKIAEEGYRLTVTAKGVVIKAKTAKGAFYGMQSFMQLLPAQIESATRVDGVKWVAQCCDIQDAPRFGYRGFHLDPCRHFISVENVKKQLDLMSMFKVNTMHFHLTEDQGWRIEIKKYPKLTSVGSIRTEGDGSFYGGFYTQEQIKEIVDYAAKRYITVIPEIDLPGHMMAAISAYPYLSCKGEQWSLRTVWGVEDIVMCPGKEDMFRFLDDIFSEIVPLFPGKYFHIGGDECPKTSWKNCPACQKRIQTEGLQAEGKHSAEERLQSYVIKRIEKMLEKRGRKIIGWDEILEGGLSENATVMSWRGTEGGIEAAMQKHDVIMTPGSDGMYLDWYQGDSKVEPVTIPSPPRYLASTYNYNPVPDTIKALGLAHHILGVQCNNWSEYMYSNAKMEYMMYPRAIALSEIAWSPVSRKNFKDFCRRLDANCVRLDERHIHYHIPLPEQPLGSCDKVVITGDTAVTFTTSRSMKMVYTLDGSTPTPSSSAYAEPIRVSGNTIIKIATILPSGKMSRIRTVDVEKQTYAPAVKVEGAKPGLQMKRIKGNYLKVDQLEWADAAWECANIEGLEQMKIQQKDDAATLRGANNYAAIAEGYINIPEDGVYYLSSRLEQVWIDNKLMISNEGDVKAGTNHDTSVALAKGLHPFKVVFLSNIVGGWPSWWSSLGIEMRKDSEQKFTPVDNSMFFRK; encoded by the coding sequence ATGGCAAAGTTCAATCGTTTATTAGGCTCGTTTGTAGCCTGTGCAGCGATGCTGGGTGGTATCTCCACTCCGGCATCTGCTGCCGATATTAATATTATCCCGATACCGGTGAAGACTCAGGTACAGAAAGGGGAGTTCGTATTGCCACAGAAGGTGGTAATCGCTTACCAGACGGCTGAAGGCAGAAATATCGCCCAGTACATGGCAGACAAACTGAAGGCTTCTACAGGTTATGAGGTAACGGTAGGTGGAAAGAAGGGGAATATCTCTATACAGATTTCTCCTTCGCTGAAAATTGCCGAGGAAGGTTATCGCCTTACCGTAACCGCCAAGGGGGTTGTTATCAAGGCGAAGACCGCCAAGGGCGCCTTCTACGGTATGCAGAGTTTCATGCAGTTACTCCCTGCCCAGATAGAGAGCGCAACCCGGGTGGATGGAGTGAAATGGGTAGCACAATGCTGTGATATCCAAGATGCTCCACGCTTCGGCTACCGTGGATTCCATCTCGATCCATGCCGCCATTTCATTTCTGTCGAGAATGTGAAGAAGCAACTGGACCTGATGTCTATGTTCAAGGTGAACACCATGCACTTCCATCTGACGGAAGACCAGGGCTGGCGTATCGAAATCAAGAAATATCCTAAACTTACTTCTGTGGGCAGTATCCGTACCGAGGGCGATGGCTCTTTTTATGGCGGTTTCTATACCCAGGAGCAGATTAAGGAAATAGTGGATTATGCTGCCAAGCGCTATATTACCGTGATTCCGGAAATCGACCTTCCTGGTCACATGATGGCAGCTATCTCTGCTTATCCTTATCTTTCATGCAAAGGTGAGCAGTGGTCGTTGAGAACAGTTTGGGGTGTAGAGGATATCGTGATGTGCCCGGGCAAGGAAGATATGTTCCGCTTCCTGGATGACATCTTTAGTGAGATTGTTCCTCTCTTCCCAGGTAAGTACTTCCATATCGGTGGCGACGAGTGTCCGAAGACCAGTTGGAAAAACTGCCCTGCCTGTCAGAAGCGTATTCAGACAGAGGGCTTGCAGGCTGAAGGAAAGCATTCGGCTGAGGAAAGACTGCAGAGCTACGTTATCAAGCGCATAGAGAAAATGCTGGAGAAGCGTGGCAGAAAGATTATCGGATGGGACGAGATTCTGGAAGGCGGATTGAGTGAGAATGCTACCGTGATGTCATGGCGTGGAACGGAAGGAGGTATCGAGGCTGCCATGCAGAAGCATGATGTCATCATGACGCCGGGCAGCGACGGTATGTATCTCGACTGGTATCAGGGTGACAGCAAGGTGGAGCCTGTAACCATTCCTAGTCCTCCTAGATATCTGGCTTCAACCTATAATTATAATCCGGTACCTGATACCATCAAGGCGTTGGGACTGGCTCATCATATCCTGGGCGTTCAGTGTAACAACTGGTCGGAATATATGTATTCCAATGCCAAGATGGAGTATATGATGTATCCTCGTGCCATTGCTCTCTCTGAGATTGCATGGTCGCCAGTGAGCAGGAAAAACTTCAAGGATTTCTGCCGCCGACTGGATGCAAACTGTGTCCGTCTGGACGAGCGCCATATCCATTATCATATCCCATTGCCTGAGCAGCCTTTAGGTTCTTGCGATAAGGTGGTCATTACTGGGGATACTGCGGTAACCTTTACCACCTCGCGTTCTATGAAGATGGTTTATACATTGGATGGAAGTACACCAACTCCTTCTTCTTCGGCTTATGCAGAGCCTATCAGGGTGAGTGGAAACACCATCATCAAGATAGCAACCATATTGCCTTCAGGCAAGATGAGCCGTATCAGAACCGTTGATGTTGAGAAGCAGACTTATGCTCCAGCTGTTAAGGTGGAGGGCGCAAAACCTGGGTTGCAGATGAAGCGCATTAAGGGCAACTATCTGAAGGTTGACCAGCTGGAATGGGCTGATGCTGCCTGGGAGTGTGCAAACATCGAGGGCTTGGAGCAGATGAAGATTCAGCAGAAGGATGATGCTGCTACCTTGCGCGGTGCCAATAATTATGCTGCCATCGCTGAGGGCTACATCAATATTCCGGAGGATGGTGTCTATTATCTCTCTTCCCGTCTGGAGCAGGTTTGGATTGATAACAAACTCATGATTAGCAATGAGGGGGATGTGAAGGCTGGTACCAATCATGATACTTCTGTAGCATTGGCTAAGGGATTGCATCCTTTCAAGGTGGTTTTCCTCAGCAATATCGTTGGCGGCTGGCCTTCATGGTGGAGCAGTCTCGGCATTGAAATGCGCAAGGACAGCGAACAGAAGTTTACACCAGTAGATAACTCTATGTTTTTCAGAAAATAA
- a CDS encoding glucosamine-6-phosphate deaminase — MRLNLSSQIVLNKVPVEFYKPKTTVEYSEISRMEKIHTDIFASMAEGASHVADKIEAGIKAAQQEGKFYVMALGSGSSLYSVYDELVRRYNEKTLSFRNVVVFNAYEYYPLQKDSSLRTINQLKDRFLNHVDVAEQNIFTLDGFVAQDAVQDSCRLYEQRIKTFGGLDVALLGVGRSGNIAANEPGSGIQSMTRIILIGNTSREEMENSEQTKETIPPCSLTMGIATLLSAKSIYLTAWGEEKAEIMQKVVENSITDTLPASFLQTHPNAHVVIDLGAAHHLTRIEHPWLVTSCQWSDKLVRSALVWLCQKLGKPILKLTNKDYNENGLSELLALYGSAYNANIKIFNDLQHTITGWPGGKPNADDTYRPERATPFPKKVIVFSPHPDDDVISMGGTIRRLVQQNHDVHVAYETSGNIAVGDEEVTRFMHFINGFNQLFADSKDSIISNKYKEIKTFFAKKKESDFDTRDILTIKGLIRRGEARIACTYNDIPLDHVHFLDLPFYESGKIEKLPMTEKDVEVVRALLQKVQPHQIYVAGDLADPHGTHKKCTDAVLAAIDEEKKAGAEWLKDCRIWMYRGAWAEWEIENIEMCVPLSPEELRAKRNSILKHQSQMESAPFLGNDERLFWQRAEDRNRATASLYDQLGLACYEAMEAFVEYKPL; from the coding sequence ATGAGACTCAATCTTAGTTCACAAATCGTACTCAATAAAGTACCTGTAGAGTTCTACAAGCCAAAGACGACTGTAGAATATTCTGAAATCTCCAGAATGGAGAAGATTCATACAGACATCTTTGCCTCTATGGCAGAAGGTGCCAGTCATGTAGCTGACAAAATAGAAGCTGGTATCAAGGCGGCACAGCAGGAAGGCAAATTCTATGTGATGGCGCTGGGTTCCGGTTCTTCTCTCTATTCTGTATACGATGAACTCGTTCGCCGTTACAACGAGAAGACCCTGAGCTTCCGCAATGTTGTTGTATTCAATGCATACGAATATTATCCGCTCCAGAAGGACAGTTCTCTCCGTACCATCAACCAGTTGAAGGATCGTTTCCTCAATCATGTGGATGTGGCTGAGCAGAACATTTTTACACTGGATGGTTTTGTGGCACAGGATGCCGTACAGGACAGTTGCCGTCTTTATGAGCAGCGTATCAAGACCTTTGGCGGTCTCGATGTAGCCCTCCTAGGTGTAGGCCGTTCGGGTAATATTGCTGCCAACGAGCCAGGTTCGGGCATCCAGTCGATGACCCGTATCATCCTCATCGGCAATACCTCTCGCGAAGAGATGGAGAACAGCGAGCAGACCAAGGAAACCATTCCTCCATGTTCGCTCACCATGGGTATCGCTACCTTACTCTCAGCCAAGAGCATCTATCTGACAGCCTGGGGCGAAGAGAAGGCAGAGATTATGCAGAAGGTGGTGGAGAACTCTATAACAGATACCCTGCCGGCATCATTCCTTCAGACTCATCCGAATGCTCATGTTGTCATCGACCTGGGTGCAGCTCACCATCTGACGCGTATCGAGCATCCATGGCTCGTAACTTCATGCCAGTGGAGTGATAAACTGGTGCGTTCGGCACTGGTATGGCTCTGCCAGAAACTCGGTAAGCCTATCCTGAAGTTGACCAATAAGGATTATAATGAGAACGGACTGAGCGAACTTCTGGCTCTCTATGGCTCTGCCTATAATGCCAATATCAAGATTTTCAATGATTTGCAGCATACCATTACCGGATGGCCAGGTGGTAAGCCAAATGCCGATGATACCTATCGTCCGGAGCGTGCAACACCATTCCCTAAGAAGGTTATCGTGTTCTCTCCACACCCAGACGATGATGTTATCTCAATGGGAGGAACCATCCGTCGACTGGTACAACAGAACCACGATGTGCATGTAGCTTACGAAACATCAGGAAACATTGCTGTGGGTGATGAGGAAGTAACAAGATTCATGCACTTTATCAATGGTTTCAACCAACTCTTTGCTGACTCAAAGGATAGTATCATCTCTAATAAATATAAGGAAATAAAGACCTTCTTTGCCAAGAAGAAGGAGAGTGACTTCGATACGAGAGATATCCTGACCATCAAGGGACTGATTCGCCGTGGTGAGGCTCGTATCGCTTGTACCTATAATGATATTCCGCTTGACCATGTACACTTCCTCGACCTGCCATTCTATGAGAGCGGCAAGATAGAGAAGTTGCCTATGACCGAGAAGGATGTGGAGGTAGTGAGAGCTCTGTTGCAGAAGGTGCAGCCACATCAGATTTATGTTGCCGGCGACCTTGCTGATCCTCACGGAACCCACAAGAAGTGTACTGATGCCGTTCTGGCAGCTATCGACGAAGAGAAGAAAGCGGGTGCAGAATGGTTGAAGGACTGTCGCATCTGGATGTATCGTGGTGCCTGGGCAGAATGGGAGATTGAGAATATCGAAATGTGTGTTCCATTGAGTCCTGAGGAGTTGCGAGCAAAGCGTAACTCTATCCTCAAGCATCAGTCGCAGATGGAGAGTGCTCCTTTCTTGGGTAATGATGAGCGCCTGTTCTGGCAGAGAGCCGAGGACCGTAACCGTGCTACTGCATCGCTCTACGACCAGTTGGGTCTGGCATGCTATGAGGCCATGGAGGCTTTCGTGGAGTACAAACCATTGTAA